One genomic segment of Francisella persica ATCC VR-331 includes these proteins:
- a CDS encoding DEAD/DEAH box helicase has protein sequence MNSETKKDFNQLGLSKDIVDTVIKLGYENPTPIQQYAIPYILSGRDVLGQAQTGTGKTAAFALPLINKIDLKSKDKSPQVLVLAPTRELAIQVAEQFEAFAENVPNLDVACIYGGQEYGSQIRALKRGVKVVVGTTGRVMDHIEKGTLELDNLRALVLDEADEMLRMGFINDVRFVLSHISDQCQRLLFSATIPTDIANIIEEYLRNPCKIQVKAKTKTANTVTQKFIVIKGFRKIDALDRLLETEETDGVIIFVKTKNSTIEVADNLKVLGYKVAAINGDMQQSQREYIVDQFRSAKSDILVATDVVARGIDLERISHVINYDMPNDTDTYVHRIGRTGRAGREGTSISLVPLKEMRFLRTLERFTGSPIQEVFMPSAKDLAQSRVEHFKARIISALDKNKSLDKYKEIITEIREQLELDSNELLAVLALLAQGKKTFFPKEIQAKEEKPSRDNRNSRDGRKSERFERRNEQGNRARSFARADRKPYHTLNIDLTTYKLDVGRDNDVQPRNIVGAIANEGNIDSKHICNISIQKDYTLVDLPSNLSPKVINHLKKVWVAGKKLNLTVQ, from the coding sequence ATGAATTCTGAGACTAAAAAAGATTTTAATCAGCTTGGGCTGAGTAAAGATATTGTAGATACTGTTATTAAATTAGGATATGAAAATCCTACACCAATTCAACAGTATGCTATTCCATATATATTATCGGGTAGAGATGTGCTAGGACAAGCACAAACGGGTACAGGTAAAACTGCAGCATTTGCATTACCATTGATAAATAAAATTGATTTAAAATCTAAAGATAAATCGCCACAAGTTTTGGTGTTAGCTCCTACTAGAGAGTTAGCTATTCAAGTTGCAGAGCAATTTGAAGCATTTGCAGAAAATGTACCAAATTTAGATGTTGCTTGTATCTATGGTGGCCAAGAATATGGTTCACAAATTAGAGCACTTAAAAGAGGGGTAAAAGTAGTGGTGGGTACTACAGGGCGTGTCATGGATCATATTGAAAAAGGTACGCTAGAGCTTGATAACCTAAGAGCACTAGTTTTAGATGAAGCTGATGAAATGCTTAGAATGGGCTTTATTAATGATGTTAGATTTGTCTTAAGTCATATTTCTGATCAGTGCCAAAGATTACTTTTCTCAGCAACAATCCCAACTGATATTGCTAACATTATTGAAGAGTACCTAAGAAATCCTTGTAAGATACAAGTAAAGGCTAAGACAAAAACTGCCAACACAGTGACACAAAAATTTATCGTTATCAAAGGCTTTAGAAAGATAGATGCTTTAGATAGATTGCTTGAGACAGAAGAAACTGATGGTGTTATTATATTTGTTAAAACTAAAAATAGCACTATCGAAGTTGCGGATAACTTAAAGGTGCTTGGCTACAAAGTAGCCGCTATAAATGGTGATATGCAACAATCACAGCGTGAATATATTGTTGATCAATTTAGAAGTGCTAAATCAGATATCCTCGTTGCTACAGATGTAGTAGCTAGAGGTATAGATCTTGAGCGTATTAGCCATGTGATTAACTATGATATGCCTAATGATACAGATACTTATGTACATAGAATTGGGCGTACAGGTAGAGCAGGGCGTGAAGGTACATCAATTTCTTTAGTGCCACTCAAAGAAATGAGATTCTTGCGTACTCTTGAGAGATTTACAGGCTCGCCAATCCAAGAAGTATTTATGCCAAGTGCCAAAGATTTAGCCCAAAGTAGGGTAGAACACTTTAAAGCTAGAATAATCTCAGCATTAGATAAAAATAAATCTTTAGATAAATATAAAGAAATTATTACTGAGATTCGTGAGCAGTTAGAGCTTGATTCAAATGAGCTTTTGGCTGTACTTGCGCTATTAGCGCAAGGTAAGAAAACTTTCTTCCCAAAAGAGATTCAAGCTAAAGAAGAAAAGCCATCCCGTGATAATAGAAATTCTAGAGATGGTAGAAAAAGTGAAAGATTTGAACGTAGAAATGAGCAAGGTAATAGAGCTAGAAGTTTTGCTAGAGCAGATAGAAAACCGTATCATACTTTAAATATTGACTTAACTACTTATAAGTTAGATGTTGGTCGTGATAATGATGTTCAACCTAGAAATATCGTCGGAGCTATAGCTAATGAAGGTAATATTGATAGTAAGCATATCTGTAATATCTCTATTCAAAAAGATTATACATTAGTTGATTTACCATCTAACCTTTCACCAAAAGTGATAAATCACCTTAAAAAGGTCTGGGTTGCAGGTAAAAAATTAAATCTTACTGTACAATAA
- a CDS encoding peptidylprolyl isomerase has protein sequence MKASARHLLVQSESECQQIKKDITEGKITFEEAAKKYSLCPSGARGGDLGTFSQGKMVPEFDRVVFNNELHKVHGPVQTQFGYHLLEITSRG, from the coding sequence ATGAAAGCTTCAGCTAGACATTTGCTAGTACAATCAGAATCTGAATGTCAACAAATCAAAAAAGATATAACTGAAGGTAAAATAACTTTTGAAGAAGCAGCTAAAAAGTATTCTCTGTGTCCATCTGGAGCTAGAGGCGGTGATCTAGGGACTTTCTCTCAAGGAAAAATGGTTCCTGAGTTTGATAGAGTTGTGTTCAACAATGAATTACATAAAGTTCATGGCCCAGTACAGACTCAATTTGGTTACCACCTATTAGAAATTACATCTAGAGGATAA